A region from the Brassica napus cultivar Da-Ae chromosome C8, Da-Ae, whole genome shotgun sequence genome encodes:
- the LOC106392577 gene encoding uncharacterized mitochondrial protein AtMg00810-like, with protein MKDLGPLSYFLGIQAQLLPTGLFLNQQRYATYLLQAAGMLDCAPMPTPLPLQLDRVPNQDEYFSNPTYFYSLAGKLQYLTLTRPDIQFAVNVVCQKMHKPTVADFHLLK; from the coding sequence ATGAAGGACTTGGGGCCTCTCAGTTACTTCCTTGGCATACAAGCTCAGCTTCTTCCCACTGGTTTGTTCTTGAACCAACAGAGATATGCAACATACCTTCTCCAAGCTGCAGGGATGCTAGACTGCGCTCCGATGCCTACACCTCTCCCTCTTCAATTAGACAGAGTGCCGAATCAAGACGAGTACTTCTCCAATCCTACTTACTTTTACAGCTTAGCTGGGAAGCTCCAATATCTCACACTGACGAGACCGGACATTCAGTTTGCTGTAAATGTAGTGTGTCAGAAGATGCACAAACCAACTGTGGCAGATTTTCACTTGTTGAAGTGA